GACCTGCAGTACGCTATTGTAAATGCTCAACAAGCATTACTCCAGACAAGCCAATATTAAAAAATAACAAGGATCGCCATGCACAAAAAACTATTTCTCATAGCTTTATTAGCATGTTGCATATCCTTAGAGGGAACCATGAAATTAATAAGTCCTGTATTTTCCCATAACGAGGCAATTCCAACGCAATATACCTGTGATGGTGCTAACATATCACCAGCTTTAGCATGGTCAGATGCTCCAGAAAATACGCAAAGCTTTGCGCTGATTGTTGATGATCCTGATGCCTTGTCCGCCGTAGCCTTGGCAAAGGAGGGCCCTGCAAAAGTGTGGGTTCATTGGATAGTTTTTAATATTCCAGCAACAGTTGATTCTTTGGTAGAAAATCAAGGATCCACAGGAGAAGAGGTACCTTTTCTACAGGGCGCTACTGATTTTAATGGTGCACAAAAATGGGGCGGACCGTGTCCTCCAAGTGGCACCCATCGCTATCACTTTACGCTCTATGCCCTTGATATTATGCTCGATTTACCTGCAGGAGCATCAAAAGAACAACTTTTGAGCGCTATGCACGGCCACATTCTTGAAAAAACAACTCTTATTGGGACGTACCAACGTAAAAAACAATAAACTTTCATATTCCAGAACAGCCCCCAATATTGACAAATTGGAAAATACTGGTATTCTAAGTATCAGATAGAGTACTAATTAACCAAGGGAATATTCATGAGTTATAATACAAAGCTACTTTCCATCGCTACTTTTTTAATATTCGCTACCACTTCGCTGGTTGCACAGCAACCAGGTAATACAGAAATATTAACACATTTGAAAAGTGTTAAAGCTAAAGTAGAATCAAACCTCAAGGATTCAAGAGAAATGGCACAGAGTTCACCGGAGGGCGTTTTCGGAATGAAAATTATAAATGAATTCTTTAGAGAGGCTAAAGATCTGCAAACAATACTCATTAACAAGTACGTAAAGCCTCAATTTGAACTTATATGTAACAAAATGTTAACTCTAGATCAACTTCCAGAAGACGATGATTTGTTCACACGGGTTACCAATTACGATGAGAATGGCAATATGACTGGAAAAACAAATGATGAAGTGTATTATTTAAATGTTCCCACTGTTATAGTTAATATGGATCCAAAGTTAAAAAAAGCATTACGTCAATTATTTACTCCTATCTATACCAAACATCACGAAGAATACTGTCAAAATAATCCTCGTGGTACTCTCGCAACAATGACTACACAGAACCAAATTGATGAAATATTCGCTGAAGTTCTTAATATGATTTGCTCTAATAATTGCACACCAAGCATATGTCCTCTTCTAGAAATGGTCGATGCCAAAATTAAAGAACTTGAAGCGCAAGCGTAATTCACAAAACAATAATTCTTAAATTTGAAAGGGCCCCAAATTCTGGGGCCCTTTTTATATTTTGTCACTTCTTTCCAATCAACCCCATTGCACGTCGAAACTTACAATGGCACATTCCGTTGTAAAACTATAAGAATATGATATATTTAATCATGATATAAATATTTTAAAATTGAGATTTTATGACCTATAAAGAGGTGAAAACCACATGAATAAAAGACCAGATTTTAAAATATTTAAAAAAGAAATTTTAAAAGATGCAAAAATAAGAGCAGAGTACGAAGCTTTAGGCCCTGAATTTGAATTGATCAGACAATCTATTAAAGCACGCCTCCAACAAAAAAACTCATCAAAAAAATTGAACCACAACGCATCATTGATAAAATCAGTAAAAAAAGAAGAAATAGAAGATATCTATTTTGAATCAATTGCGCATAAAACTTTACAAGAGGAAGATGAATACATCACGCATACTGATGTAAAAAAAAAGATTGCTAGAAAAAACATCTAGCCATTTTTTTTATTTCGTCACTTCTTTCCAATCAAGGCCATTGCACGTCGAAACTTCTAACGGCACATTCCACGCAACAACCGATTCTAATACTTTTTTGACCAACATTTCAACTGCAATAGCGTCAGCAATTGGCGCAGAAATAATCAATTCATCATGGATTTGTAACACAATACAACTGGTTGGATAGTGTTCCAATAATGCCTTGCGCACTGCTAACATGCCTAACTTCATAATTTCTGCTGCTGTACCTTGTGCAACAGTGTTAACTGCGATACGGCATGCTTCTTCATACAATGTACGGTTTTTTTCATGAATTGTAGGAATGTATCTTCTACGTCCCCAGAATGTTTCCACATATCCATGTTCTTTTGTGTATTCAATCACGGATGCCATCCATGCAGAAACTTGCGGATATTGCTCAAAATAACGATCGATATATTTTTTTGCATCTTTAAATGAAATATTCAAATCTTTTGATAATCCATAGGGCGTCAGACCATATAAAATACTAAAGTTAATACGTTTACCCAACTGACGTTGTTCGTTTGATACAAAAGAAAGTGCTACATCAAATAATCGTGCTGCTGTTTCGGTGTGAATATCATTACCTTGTAAAAATGCATATATTAACGCTTTATCTTGCGACAAATATGCAAGCACACGCAACTCAATTTGCGAGTAATCAGCGGAAATAAACACTCTGTCATCGCCAGCTTTGAATGCCGCACGTACTTCTATACCATAACCTGATGCATCAGCTGGAATATTTTGTAAATTGGGATTTGAACTTGCAAGCCGCCCTGTTGCAGCAACACTTTGGCTGAATGTTGTATGCACACGATTTGTTTTTGTATTAACGTATGTTGGTAATGCATCAATGTACGTATTTTTTAACTTTGTCAGCTCACGGTGTTTAATAATAAGTGCAGGAATTGGATGCAAGGCAGCAAGTGTTGTAAGCACTTCATAGTCTGTTGAAAATTTTCCTGTCTTACTCTTTCTTTGTGGAGGTAATTGCAACACATCAAAAAGAAGATGTTCCACTTGTCGTGGTGAATTAAGATTAATAGTATCTTTACCTATAACCGCTGCAATTTCTGCTTCTATCAGGGTGATATCTGTAACAACTTTTTTATCTAACTGCTGCAACAAATCAACATCAAGATTAACACCCTCTTTTTCCATCTCATATAAAACTTCAATTAATGGATGTTCAATGTTTTTGTAGAGATCGTAAATCTTTTTTTCTTTCGTAAATGCATCTTCAATCACGGTAACCAAACGAAGTGTTTGATATGAATCGGCACACGAATATAATGAGGCCATTTCAATGGGTACATACGAAAAATCTTCATATTTCTGCGCTTTCACCACATCTTCAAATGTCAGCATTTCTTCATTAAAAAATGCATGGGATAGTTTTTTTAAACTTGCGCTTTGCCATTCTTTAATAATGAGATTTGCACCGATGAGTGTATCAAGAG
The Candidatus Babeliales bacterium DNA segment above includes these coding regions:
- a CDS encoding YbhB/YbcL family Raf kinase inhibitor-like protein yields the protein MKLISPVFSHNEAIPTQYTCDGANISPALAWSDAPENTQSFALIVDDPDALSAVALAKEGPAKVWVHWIVFNIPATVDSLVENQGSTGEEVPFLQGATDFNGAQKWGGPCPPSGTHRYHFTLYALDIMLDLPAGASKEQLLSAMHGHILEKTTLIGTYQRKKQ
- the polA gene encoding DNA polymerase I — encoded protein: MKFNEQKTLFLIDGSSFLYRAYYGLKPLHTPSGMPVQAVFSFCRMIKKMIDLYGPQYVALVWDSKGKTTRHQIFPDYKATRQAPPSDLFEQKEYIIQFADAIGLKQVQQVGIEADDLMYALAKDWLDSADKGVVFVTLDKDMGQALTLGEHIYLLDAFKDEFSDRAAVEKKMGFSAEKMPFYFALLGDSSDNIPGVRGIGKTTAVALVNQFDSLEDMYARLHEIKKAGVKTALLTYKDDAFLSHQLFLLHYQPLNVSEQDVHFDASTWNNARPLFEELGFKSLTVTAGQTKQERAQDVQDKIMYWKERNFITVRTVEQLAELCDHLTKQGAFAVDTETTGLQPLEVELVGISFCADEEHAYYVPCGHKTDEEQLPTDVVLAALKPILEDPKCKKYLHNAKYDMLVFFQHGIELQGLALDTLIGANLIIKEWQSASLKKLSHAFFNEEMLTFEDVVKAQKYEDFSYVPIEMASLYSCADSYQTLRLVTVIEDAFTKEKKIYDLYKNIEHPLIEVLYEMEKEGVNLDVDLLQQLDKKVVTDITLIEAEIAAVIGKDTINLNSPRQVEHLLFDVLQLPPQRKSKTGKFSTDYEVLTTLAALHPIPALIIKHRELTKLKNTYIDALPTYVNTKTNRVHTTFSQSVAATGRLASSNPNLQNIPADASGYGIEVRAAFKAGDDRVFISADYSQIELRVLAYLSQDKALIYAFLQGNDIHTETAARLFDVALSFVSNEQRQLGKRINFSILYGLTPYGLSKDLNISFKDAKKYIDRYFEQYPQVSAWMASVIEYTKEHGYVETFWGRRRYIPTIHEKNRTLYEEACRIAVNTVAQGTAAEIMKLGMLAVRKALLEHYPTSCIVLQIHDELIISAPIADAIAVEMLVKKVLESVVAWNVPLEVSTCNGLDWKEVTK